One Microbacterium sp. No. 7 genomic window carries:
- a CDS encoding TetR/AcrR family transcriptional regulator, protein MDPRVARTRRSLQLALLELARERPFESITVGDIAERAGVNRSSFYQHFSDKEVLLADALDAIIEEAGSHVPVAPDTLDAPPAALFGYLEHVDANAALYRMALGEHGSATVMKRLRERIGILVRERVDATGPGTPFEGLPVDIVAAGIAGSALGVIRAWLDRDPRPSPRTAAAWVWQMMLGADATRGSDTVTA, encoded by the coding sequence GGATCCCCGAGTGGCCCGCACGCGGCGCAGCCTGCAGCTCGCGCTGCTCGAGCTCGCACGGGAGCGTCCGTTCGAGTCGATCACCGTGGGCGACATCGCCGAGCGCGCGGGCGTCAACCGCAGCAGCTTCTACCAGCACTTCTCCGACAAGGAGGTGCTGCTCGCCGACGCGCTCGACGCGATCATCGAGGAGGCCGGGTCGCACGTGCCCGTCGCCCCCGACACGCTCGACGCGCCGCCGGCGGCGCTCTTCGGCTACCTCGAGCACGTGGACGCCAACGCCGCCCTCTACCGGATGGCGCTCGGCGAGCACGGCTCGGCGACCGTCATGAAGCGCCTGCGCGAGCGCATCGGCATCCTCGTGCGCGAGAGGGTGGATGCCACGGGCCCGGGCACGCCCTTCGAGGGCCTGCCCGTCGACATCGTCGCCGCCGGCATCGCCGGCTCCGCGCTCGGCGTCATCCGCGCGTGGCTCGACCGCGATCCGCGCCCGTCGCCCCGCACCGCGGCGGCCTGGGTGTGGCAGATGATGCTGGGCGCCGACGCGACACGCGGCTCGGATACGGTGACAGCATGA